The proteins below are encoded in one region of Apium graveolens cultivar Ventura chromosome 4, ASM990537v1, whole genome shotgun sequence:
- the LOC141720331 gene encoding protein EMSY-LIKE 3-like has protein sequence MEYVPFDNSGADDDLPPSHPNRMSRGARVAGNGRSGALSSIRAHGETNMESQIHVLEQEAYISVLRAFKAQADAITWEKESLITELRKELRLSNEEHRELLGKVNADSVIRRIREWRQAGGIHSGMLTTGQTTTDPLPSPSVLASRKKQKINQSVPSQSFRGPSPFHPTMPTSNQPSFSAARQAPITGTKGKKQKSGNVLPGASSMNVQYLPPGSTPKGALGARSLSGVAASGPGEGASFSPLVGKKVRTRWPDDNHFYEAVITEYDHIEGLHALVYDMRTAHETWEWVNLNEISPDDIQWVDEDPGISRLGGYEGSGIGLNRSDGRELVPGRGRGRGLPKVQSREEYPSSQTDLKKKGLNDLQLLHTDSLLKEVERVFGGTRIDPFEIEKAKKILKDHEQALMDAITRLANFSDGETDQGRYFMNMQQVQ, from the exons GAGCTGATGATGATCTTCCACCATCACATCCAAATAGAATGTCGAGAGGGGCGCGTGTTGCAGGCAATGGCAGATCTGGAGCCTTAAGTTCTATTAGGGCGCATGGTGAAACTAATATGGAGTCTCAAATTCACGTTCTTGAGCAAGAAGCTTACATTTCAGTTCTAAGAGCCTTTAAAGCACAAGCTGATGCCATTACTTGG GAGAAAGAAAGTTTAATCACTGAGCTTAGAAAAGAACTGAGATTATCAAATGAAGAGCACAGGGAGCTTCTTGGCAAGGTTAATGCAGATAGTGTTATCCGAAGAATAAG GGAGTGGAGACAGGCAGGCGGGATTCATTCTGGGATGCTCACAACTGGTCAAACCACTACTGATCCATTACCCAGTCCTTCTGTGTTAGCATCTCGTAAGAAACAAAAAATAAACCAGTCTGTACCTTCTCAATCCTTTCGTGGACCGTCTCCTTTTCACCCAACGATGCCTACATCCAACCAGCCATCATTTTCAGCTGCAAGACAAGCACCTATTACTGGAACTAAGGGAAAGAAACAGAAAAGT GGAAATGTATTACCAGGAGCATCATCGATGAATGTGCAATATCTACCTCCTGGTTCAACTCCAAAAGGAGCACTTGGTGCTCGCAGCCTTTCTGGGGTTGCTGCAAGTGGACCTGGTGAAGGTGCATCTTTTTCTCCATTGGTTGGAAAGAAAGTGAGGACCAGGTGGCCTGATGATAACCATTTTTATGAAGCTGTTATAACTGAGTATGATCATATCGAG GGTCTACATGCACTTGTTTACGACATGAGAACTGCACATGAGACTTGGGAGTGGGTCAATCTGAATGAG ATTTCTCCAGATGATATCCAATGGGTGGATGAAGACCCAGGGATTTCACGCCTTGGGGGTTATGAAGGATCAGGCATTGGGTTGAATAGATCTGATGGGCGTGAACTTGTTCCAGGTAGAGGTAGAGGTAGGGGATTGCCAAAAGTACAGTCCAGAGAGGAGTATCCATCTTCACAGACTGACTTAAAAAAGAAAGGCCTAAACGATCTCCAGTTATTGCATACAGATTCTCTTTTAAAAGAG GTAGAAAGAGTCTTTGGTGGCACTCGTATCGACCCTTTTGAAATTGAAAAAGCAAAGAAAATTCTGAAG GACCATGAACAAGCACTAATGGACGCCATTACGAGGCTTGCAAATTTTTCTGACGGTGAAACTG